Proteins encoded in a region of the Streptomyces sp. NBC_01298 genome:
- a CDS encoding F0F1 ATP synthase subunit C has protein sequence MSQILAAATEGVTGSLSSVGYGLAAIGPGVGVGIIFGNGTQALARQPEAAGLIRANQILGFAFCEALALIGLVMPFVY, from the coding sequence ATGTCCCAGATCCTCGCTGCTGCCACCGAAGGCGTCACCGGCTCCCTCAGCTCTGTCGGCTATGGCCTCGCGGCCATCGGCCCCGGCGTCGGCGTCGGCATCATCTTCGGTAACGGCACGCAGGCTCTTGCCCGTCAGCCCGAGGCTGCCGGTCTGATCCGCGCCAACCAGATCCTCGGCTTCGCCTTCTGTGAGGCGCTCGCCCTCATCGGTCTGGTCATGCCGTTCGTCTACTAA
- the atpB gene encoding F0F1 ATP synthase subunit A, which yields MKEPAVSADPTTVLAFETDCHIFDGCGFPAPGLHSFMFEPIFGDGDSNAYFNKTMLLALLGTVVIVAFFWAAFRKPKVVPGKLQMVAEAGYDFVRRGIVYETLGKKEGEKYVPFMVSLFFFVWILNLWSIIPIAQFPVTAIFSYPVGLALIVYVIWMSVTFKRHGFVGGFKNLTGYDKTLGPVLPLVMVIEFFSNVIVRPFTHAVRLFANMFAGHTLLLLFTIASWYLLNGIGIAYAGVSFVMVVVMTAFELFIQAVQAYVFVLLACSFLQGALAEHH from the coding sequence CTGAAGGAGCCCGCGGTGAGTGCTGACCCGACGACGGTGCTCGCCTTCGAGACCGATTGCCACATCTTCGACGGTTGTGGTTTCCCGGCTCCCGGCCTGCACTCGTTCATGTTCGAGCCGATCTTCGGGGACGGTGACAGCAACGCGTACTTCAACAAGACGATGCTGCTCGCCCTGCTCGGCACGGTCGTCATCGTCGCCTTCTTCTGGGCCGCCTTCCGCAAGCCGAAGGTCGTCCCGGGCAAGCTGCAGATGGTGGCGGAGGCCGGCTACGACTTCGTGCGTCGCGGCATCGTCTACGAGACGCTCGGCAAGAAGGAGGGCGAGAAGTACGTCCCCTTCATGGTCTCGCTGTTCTTCTTCGTCTGGATCCTGAACCTCTGGTCGATCATTCCGATCGCCCAGTTCCCGGTGACGGCGATCTTCTCGTACCCGGTCGGCCTCGCGCTGATCGTCTACGTGATCTGGATGAGCGTGACGTTCAAGCGTCACGGCTTCGTCGGCGGCTTCAAGAACCTGACCGGCTACGACAAGACGCTCGGCCCGGTCCTGCCGCTGGTCATGGTCATCGAGTTCTTCTCGAACGTGATCGTCCGCCCCTTCACCCACGCGGTCCGACTGTTCGCGAACATGTTCGCCGGTCACACGCTGCTGCTGCTGTTCACCATCGCCAGCTGGTACCTGCTGAACGGGATCGGCATCGCTTACGCGGGCGTCTCGTTCGTCATGGTCGTCGTGATGACCGCGTTCGAACTCTTCATCCAGGCTGTCCAGGCGTACGTCTTCGTGCTCCTGGCCTGCAGCTTCCTGCAGGGCGCGCTCGCCGAGCACCACTGA
- a CDS encoding MraY family glycosyltransferase, protein MGQPVREYLLTLCVTVAVTYLLTGPVRKFAIAVGAMPEIRARDVHREPTPRLGGIAMFGGLCAGLLVADHLQNLNGVFELSNEPRALLSGAALIWLVGVLDDKFELDALIKLGAQMISAGVMCMQGLTILWIPVPGIGSVSLTPWQGNLLTVALVVITINAVNFVDGLDGLAAGMVCIATCAFFLYAYRIWFGYGIEAAAPATLFAAILMGMCLGFLPHNMHPARIFMGDSGSMLIGLVLAAAAISVTGQVDPDAMALFVGGERNATHAMLPVFIPLILPLTIIAIPMTDLVLAIVRRTWKGQSPFAADRGHLHHRLLELGHSHSRAVLIMYFWSGLIAFGTVAYSVHSASMWIVLAISALSAVGLLLLLLPRFTPRAPRWAERLVPPRYRHAERAAEAALQDASAAEPEPARPIAAGVSGVNGATAIGPRSRFPDRRKAGSSR, encoded by the coding sequence CTGGGGCAGCCCGTGCGTGAATATCTGCTGACGCTTTGCGTCACGGTCGCGGTGACTTATCTACTCACCGGGCCCGTGCGGAAGTTCGCGATCGCCGTGGGCGCGATGCCGGAGATCCGTGCTCGCGACGTGCACCGGGAGCCAACTCCGCGGCTCGGCGGCATCGCGATGTTCGGCGGACTGTGCGCCGGCCTGCTCGTCGCGGACCACCTGCAGAACCTCAACGGGGTCTTCGAGCTGTCGAACGAGCCGCGGGCCCTGCTCTCCGGGGCGGCCCTGATCTGGCTGGTCGGCGTGCTCGACGACAAGTTCGAGCTCGACGCCCTGATCAAGCTCGGCGCGCAGATGATCTCCGCCGGCGTGATGTGCATGCAGGGTCTGACCATCCTGTGGATTCCGGTTCCCGGCATCGGATCGGTCTCGCTCACCCCCTGGCAGGGCAACCTGCTCACCGTGGCCCTCGTCGTGATCACCATCAACGCGGTGAACTTCGTGGACGGCCTCGACGGCCTCGCGGCCGGCATGGTCTGCATCGCGACCTGTGCGTTCTTCCTCTACGCGTACCGCATCTGGTTCGGCTACGGGATCGAGGCGGCCGCGCCCGCGACCCTCTTCGCCGCCATCCTGATGGGCATGTGCCTCGGCTTCCTGCCGCACAACATGCACCCCGCCCGGATCTTCATGGGCGACTCCGGCTCGATGCTCATCGGCCTGGTGCTGGCCGCCGCCGCCATCTCCGTCACCGGACAGGTGGACCCGGACGCGATGGCCCTGTTCGTGGGCGGCGAGCGCAACGCGACCCACGCGATGCTGCCGGTCTTCATCCCGCTGATCCTGCCGCTCACGATCATCGCTATCCCGATGACGGACCTGGTCCTGGCCATCGTGCGGCGCACCTGGAAGGGCCAGTCGCCCTTCGCCGCGGACCGCGGACACCTGCACCACCGGCTGCTGGAACTCGGGCATTCGCACAGCCGGGCCGTGCTCATCATGTATTTCTGGTCAGGATTGATCGCCTTCGGCACCGTGGCGTATTCGGTGCATTCCGCCTCGATGTGGATCGTGCTGGCGATTTCCGCACTGAGCGCCGTGGGCCTGCTGCTGCTCCTGCTGCCCCGGTTCACCCCGAGGGCCCCGCGCTGGGCGGAGCGGCTGGTCCCCCCGCGCTACCGGCACGCCGAACGGGCCGCGGAGGCAGCCTTGCAGGACGCCTCGGCGGCGGAGCCGGAGCCGGCCCGGCCGATCGCGGCGGGAGTGTCCGGCGTCAACGGGGCGACCGCCATCGGCCCCCGTTCGCGCTTCCCCGACCGGCGTAAGGCCGGATCCTCGCGCTGA
- the glyA gene encoding serine hydroxymethyltransferase — protein sequence MSVITQPLDLLRQQDPQMADVLDGERQRQAEGLQLIAAENFTSAAVLTALGSPLANKYAEGYPGARHHGGCEYADLAERIAVERARALFGAEHANVQPHSGSAAVLAAYAALLRPGDTVLAMALTSGGHLTHGSPANFSGRWFDFVGYGVDAATGLIDYAQVQRLAHEHRPKAIVCGSISYPRHPEYSVFREIADEVGAFLIADAAHPIGLVAGGAAPSPVPYADIVVATTHKVLRGPRGGMILCGAEFAERIDRAVFPFTQGGPQMHTIAAKAVAFGEAAGPAFTSYAHRVVANGRALADALAARGFAITTGGTDTHLITADPAPLGLDGAGARGRLAAAGIVLDTCALPYGDQRGIRLGTAAVTTQGMGEPQMGRIAELFTAALTGGEPAKIRRDVNELVVSFPPYGV from the coding sequence ATGAGCGTCATCACCCAGCCCCTGGACCTGCTGCGGCAGCAGGATCCGCAGATGGCCGACGTCCTCGACGGGGAGCGGCAGCGGCAGGCGGAGGGGCTGCAGCTGATCGCCGCCGAGAACTTCACCTCGGCCGCCGTGCTCACCGCACTCGGATCGCCGCTCGCCAACAAGTACGCCGAGGGGTACCCCGGCGCCCGCCACCACGGCGGCTGCGAGTACGCCGACCTGGCCGAGCGGATCGCCGTCGAGCGGGCCCGCGCCCTCTTCGGCGCCGAGCACGCGAACGTGCAGCCGCACTCCGGATCGGCCGCCGTGCTCGCCGCGTACGCCGCGCTGCTGCGGCCCGGGGACACCGTGCTGGCGATGGCGCTCACCTCCGGGGGACACCTCACCCACGGGTCGCCCGCCAACTTCTCCGGGCGCTGGTTCGACTTCGTCGGGTACGGAGTGGACGCCGCGACCGGGCTCATCGACTACGCCCAGGTGCAGCGGCTCGCGCACGAGCACCGGCCCAAGGCCATCGTGTGCGGGTCCATCTCCTATCCGCGGCACCCCGAGTACTCCGTCTTCCGGGAGATCGCCGACGAGGTCGGGGCCTTCCTCATCGCCGACGCCGCCCACCCCATCGGACTCGTGGCCGGCGGGGCCGCGCCCAGCCCCGTTCCCTACGCCGACATCGTGGTGGCCACCACCCACAAGGTGCTCCGGGGTCCGCGCGGCGGGATGATCCTGTGCGGGGCCGAGTTCGCGGAGCGGATCGACCGGGCGGTGTTCCCCTTCACCCAGGGCGGCCCGCAGATGCACACCATCGCCGCCAAGGCCGTGGCCTTCGGCGAGGCCGCCGGGCCCGCCTTCACCTCCTACGCGCACCGGGTCGTGGCCAACGGCCGCGCCCTGGCCGACGCGCTCGCCGCCCGCGGCTTCGCGATCACCACCGGCGGGACCGACACCCACCTGATCACCGCCGACCCCGCACCGCTGGGCCTCGACGGCGCGGGCGCCCGGGGCCGGCTGGCCGCCGCCGGCATCGTGCTGGACACCTGCGCCCTTCCGTACGGTGATCAGCGCGGCATCCGCCTCGGCACCGCGGCGGTGACCACGCAGGGGATGGGGGAGCCGCAGATGGGCCGGATCGCCGAGCTGTTCACGGCCGCGCTGACGGGCGGGGAGCCGGCGAAGATCCGTAGGGACGTCAACGAGCTGGTGGTCAGTTTTCCGCCGTATGGGGTTTAA
- a CDS encoding arsenate reductase/protein-tyrosine-phosphatase family protein, producing MSPEGRGIAGDSTFRILHVSTGNVCRSPITERLTRHALSHRLGGPVTGDLIVESAGTWGHEGAPMEANAAAVLADFGADASGFTGRELLDEHVIRADLVLTATRDHRAQVISMGHSAGLRTFTLKEFTRLVRAIDPATLPPLEDGMVERARALVRAAAALRGWLLAPSPDADEVYDPYGAPITFFRSIGDEINQALEPVVTALTGVKTSR from the coding sequence GTGAGCCCTGAGGGGCGTGGCATAGCCGGGGACAGCACCTTCCGCATACTCCACGTCAGCACCGGCAACGTCTGCCGCTCGCCCATCACCGAGCGGCTGACGCGGCACGCGCTGTCCCACCGGCTCGGCGGTCCCGTCACCGGCGACCTGATCGTGGAGAGCGCGGGCACCTGGGGCCACGAGGGCGCGCCCATGGAGGCCAACGCGGCCGCCGTGCTGGCCGACTTCGGGGCGGACGCCTCCGGCTTCACCGGCCGGGAACTCCTGGACGAGCACGTCATACGCGCGGACCTGGTCCTGACCGCCACCCGCGACCACCGCGCCCAGGTGATCTCCATGGGGCACTCGGCGGGGCTGCGCACCTTCACCCTGAAGGAGTTCACCCGGCTGGTGCGGGCGATAGACCCGGCGACGCTGCCGCCGCTGGAGGACGGGATGGTGGAGCGGGCCCGTGCGCTGGTCCGTGCCGCCGCCGCTCTACGCGGGTGGCTCCTCGCGCCGTCCCCGGACGCGGACGAGGTGTACGACCCGTACGGGGCGCCGATCACCTTCTTCCGCTCGATCGGCGACGAGATCAACCAGGCGCTGGAGCCGGTGGTCACCGCGCTGACCGGGGTCAAGACCTCCCGCTGA
- a CDS encoding L-threonylcarbamoyladenylate synthase produces the protein MARRYDCNDATDRKTGLREAASAVRRGELVVLPTDTLYGIGADAFSAEAVGDLLAAKGRGRNMPTPVLIGSPNTLHGLVTDFSEQAWELVDAFWPGALTLVAKHQPSLAWDLGETGGTVAVRMPLHPVAIELLTEVGPMAVSSANLTGHPAPEDCDAAREMLGDSVSVYLDGGPTPGMQPSSIVDVTGKVPVLLRAGALTAEQLREVVPDLEVAP, from the coding sequence ATGGCCCGGCGATACGACTGCAACGACGCGACGGACCGCAAGACGGGCCTGCGCGAAGCCGCCTCCGCCGTACGTCGCGGCGAGCTCGTCGTGCTGCCCACGGACACCCTGTACGGGATCGGCGCGGACGCCTTCAGCGCGGAGGCCGTCGGCGACCTGCTCGCCGCCAAGGGGCGCGGCCGCAACATGCCCACCCCCGTCCTCATCGGCTCCCCGAACACCCTGCACGGCCTGGTCACCGACTTCTCCGAGCAGGCGTGGGAGCTCGTCGACGCCTTCTGGCCCGGCGCGCTGACCCTCGTCGCCAAGCACCAGCCCTCGCTGGCGTGGGACCTGGGCGAGACCGGCGGCACCGTGGCCGTACGCATGCCCCTGCACCCCGTCGCGATCGAGCTGCTGACCGAGGTCGGCCCGATGGCGGTGTCCTCGGCGAACCTGACCGGACACCCGGCGCCGGAGGACTGCGACGCGGCCCGCGAGATGCTCGGCGACTCCGTGTCCGTGTACCTGGACGGCGGTCCGACCCCGGGCATGCAGCCCTCGTCGATCGTCGACGTCACCGGGAAGGTTCCCGTCCTGCTGCGCGCCGGGGCACTGACCGCCGAGCAGCTGCGGGAGGTCGTACCCGACCTCGAGGTGGCCCCGTGA
- the prmC gene encoding peptide chain release factor N(5)-glutamine methyltransferase has translation MNLLLAEVAQATQRLAAAGVPSPRFDAEELAAFVHGVKRGELHHVKDADFDARYWEAIARREAREPLQHITGRAFFRYLELQVGPGVFVPRPETESVVDWAIQAVRAMDVVEPLIVDLCTGSGAIALAMAQEVPRSRVHAVELSEDALQWTRKNAEGSRVTVHQGNALSALPELDGQVDLVISNPPYIPLTEWEYVAPEARDHDPEMALFSGEDGLDTIRGIERTAHRLLRPGGIVVIEHADTQGGQVPWIFAEERGWADAADHPDLNKRPRFATARKAMP, from the coding sequence GTGAACTTGCTGCTTGCCGAGGTGGCCCAGGCCACCCAGCGGCTGGCCGCCGCCGGCGTGCCCTCACCGCGTTTCGACGCGGAGGAGCTCGCGGCCTTCGTGCACGGCGTCAAGCGGGGGGAACTCCACCACGTCAAGGACGCGGACTTCGATGCCCGCTACTGGGAGGCGATCGCCCGCCGCGAGGCGCGCGAGCCGCTCCAGCACATCACCGGCCGCGCCTTCTTCCGCTACCTGGAGCTCCAGGTCGGGCCCGGGGTCTTCGTGCCCCGGCCCGAGACCGAGTCGGTCGTGGACTGGGCCATACAGGCCGTCCGGGCGATGGACGTCGTCGAACCGCTGATCGTGGACCTCTGCACCGGCTCCGGCGCCATCGCGCTGGCCATGGCGCAGGAGGTGCCGCGCTCGCGCGTGCACGCCGTCGAGCTGTCCGAGGACGCCCTGCAGTGGACCCGTAAGAACGCCGAGGGCTCCCGGGTCACCGTCCACCAGGGCAACGCGCTCAGCGCGCTGCCCGAGCTGGACGGGCAGGTCGACCTGGTCATCTCCAACCCGCCGTACATCCCGCTCACCGAGTGGGAGTACGTCGCGCCCGAGGCCCGCGACCACGACCCCGAGATGGCGCTGTTCTCCGGCGAGGACGGCCTGGACACCATCCGTGGCATCGAGCGCACCGCCCACCGGCTGCTGCGTCCCGGCGGCATCGTCGTCATCGAGCACGCCGACACGCAGGGCGGACAGGTCCCGTGGATCTTCGCCGAGGAACGGGGCTGGGCCGACGCCGCCGACCACCCCGACCTCAACAAGCGCCCGCGCTTCGCCACCGCCCGCAAGGCCATGCCGTGA
- the prfA gene encoding peptide chain release factor 1, with the protein MFEAVEELIGEHADLEKKLADPSVHSDQANARKLNKRYAELTPIVATFRAWKQSAEDIETAKEFAADDPDFVAEVKELTAQREELTEKLRLLLVPRDPSDDKDVLLEVKAGAGGDESALFAGDLLRMYLRYAERVGWKTEIIDATESELGGYKDVQVSVRTKGGNGATEPGQGVWARLKYEGGVHRVQRVPATESQGRIHTSAAGVLVTPEAEEVEVEVNMNDLRIDVYRSSGPGGQSVNTTDSAVRITHLPTGVVASCQNEKSQLQNKEQAMRILRSRLLAAAQEAAEQEASDVRRSQVRSVDRSEKIRTYNYPENRISDHRTGFKAYNLDQVLDGDLDSVIQACVDTDSAAKLASAH; encoded by the coding sequence ATGTTCGAGGCGGTCGAGGAACTGATCGGCGAGCACGCCGATCTTGAGAAGAAGCTCGCCGACCCTTCGGTCCACTCGGATCAGGCCAACGCGCGCAAGCTGAACAAGCGCTACGCGGAGCTGACCCCGATCGTCGCGACCTTCCGTGCCTGGAAGCAGTCCGCCGAGGACATCGAGACGGCGAAGGAGTTCGCGGCCGACGACCCGGACTTCGTGGCAGAGGTCAAGGAACTGACCGCACAGCGCGAAGAGCTCACCGAGAAGCTCCGCCTGCTGCTCGTTCCGCGCGACCCCAGCGACGACAAGGACGTGCTCCTGGAGGTCAAGGCGGGTGCGGGCGGCGACGAGTCGGCTCTGTTCGCCGGCGACCTGCTGCGCATGTACCTGCGCTACGCCGAGCGCGTGGGCTGGAAGACCGAGATCATCGACGCCACCGAGTCCGAGCTCGGCGGCTACAAGGACGTCCAGGTCTCCGTCCGCACCAAGGGCGGCAACGGGGCCACCGAGCCCGGCCAGGGCGTCTGGGCCCGCCTGAAGTACGAGGGCGGCGTGCACCGCGTCCAGCGCGTGCCGGCCACCGAGTCCCAGGGCCGCATCCACACCTCCGCCGCCGGCGTGCTCGTCACCCCGGAAGCCGAGGAGGTGGAGGTCGAGGTCAACATGAACGACCTCCGCATCGACGTGTACCGCTCCTCGGGCCCCGGCGGCCAGTCCGTCAACACCACCGACTCGGCCGTGCGCATCACGCACCTCCCGACCGGTGTGGTCGCCTCCTGCCAGAACGAGAAGAGCCAGCTCCAGAACAAGGAGCAGGCCATGCGCATCCTGCGCTCGCGCCTGCTGGCCGCCGCCCAGGAAGCCGCCGAGCAGGAGGCCTCCGACGTGCGCCGCAGCCAGGTGCGCTCCGTGGACCGCTCCGAGAAGATCCGGACGTACAACTACCCGGAAAACCGGATCTCGGACCACCGGACGGGCTTCAAGGCGTACAACTTGGACCAGGTGCTCGACGGAGACCTCGACTCGGTCATCCAGGCCTGCGTCGACACGGACTCCGCCGCCAAGCTCGCGTCCGCGCACTGA
- the rpmE gene encoding 50S ribosomal protein L31, with protein sequence MKRDVHPQYVETQVSCTCGASFTTRSTLTEGSIRAEVCSECHPFYTGKQKILDTGGRVARFEARFGKAAQK encoded by the coding sequence TTGAAGCGCGATGTTCACCCCCAGTACGTCGAGACCCAGGTCAGCTGCACCTGTGGCGCGTCGTTCACCACCCGTAGCACCCTGACCGAAGGCTCCATCCGAGCCGAGGTCTGCTCCGAGTGCCACCCGTTCTACACGGGCAAGCAGAAGATCCTCGACACCGGTGGCCGCGTGGCCCGCTTCGAGGCCCGCTTCGGCAAGGCTGCACAGAAGTAG
- a CDS encoding LCP family protein yields MSQDNRGHGRRAGAGRRRRKPAARRRAVAIAAWTAAGVVLLGGAGLGYFYFKFNGNLKTVDIDAALGADRPQDVDNGSMDILVLGSDSRGGANGEYGQDDGGSARSDTAMIVHLNEGHTKATVVSIPRDTLVTRPSCKLPSGKSDLGGPRKMFNESFTVGGAACAVATVEKMSGIRMDHYLEVDFTGFKEIIDKLGGVEVTTTKPIKDYYSHLNLPAGTNRLTGEQALGLVRTRHGVGDGGDLGRIQLQQAFIKALIKQVKSIGVFDNPKKLLDLADTATKAVTTDKALGDVKSLMGFAQGLEGIGPENMQMITLPVTGDTRDPNRVVPLTKESKMVWEALLADRQVPAEATANSAGDKGTAGAVVR; encoded by the coding sequence ATGAGCCAGGACAACAGGGGCCACGGCCGCAGGGCCGGCGCGGGCCGACGCCGACGGAAGCCGGCCGCGCGCCGCAGGGCCGTCGCCATCGCCGCGTGGACCGCCGCGGGCGTGGTCCTCCTGGGCGGTGCGGGGCTCGGCTACTTCTACTTCAAGTTCAACGGAAACCTCAAGACGGTCGACATCGACGCCGCCCTCGGCGCGGACCGCCCGCAGGACGTGGACAACGGCTCGATGGACATCCTCGTCCTCGGCTCCGACTCCCGGGGCGGGGCCAACGGGGAGTACGGCCAGGACGACGGCGGCTCCGCGCGCTCCGACACGGCGATGATCGTCCACCTCAACGAGGGCCACACCAAGGCCACCGTCGTGTCGATACCCCGCGACACCCTCGTCACCCGGCCCTCCTGCAAGCTCCCCAGCGGCAAGAGCGACCTGGGCGGCCCGCGCAAGATGTTCAACGAGTCCTTCACCGTCGGCGGGGCCGCCTGCGCGGTCGCGACCGTGGAGAAGATGTCGGGGATCCGCATGGATCACTACCTCGAAGTCGACTTCACGGGCTTCAAGGAGATCATCGACAAGCTCGGCGGCGTCGAGGTGACGACCACCAAGCCGATCAAGGACTACTACAGCCACCTGAACCTGCCCGCCGGGACGAACAGGCTCACCGGGGAGCAGGCCCTCGGCCTCGTCCGTACCCGCCACGGCGTCGGCGACGGCGGCGACCTGGGCCGAATACAGCTCCAGCAGGCCTTCATCAAGGCGCTGATCAAGCAGGTCAAGAGCATCGGCGTCTTCGACAACCCCAAGAAGCTGCTCGACCTGGCCGACACCGCCACCAAGGCCGTCACCACGGACAAGGCGCTCGGCGACGTGAAGTCCCTCATGGGCTTCGCCCAGGGCCTGGAGGGCATCGGCCCCGAGAACATGCAGATGATCACCCTGCCGGTGACCGGCGACACCCGTGACCCCAACCGGGTCGTCCCGCTCACCAAGGAGTCCAAGATGGTCTGGGAGGCCCTGCTGGCCGACCGGCAGGTCCCCGCCGAGGCCACCGCGAACTCGGCCGGCGACAAGGGCACCGCCGGTGCGGTGGTCCGGTAG
- the rho gene encoding transcription termination factor Rho: protein MSDTTDLMGAADTNVDTSAPAEGAAPTKRRRSGTGLDGMVLAELQQVASGLGIRGTARMRKGQLIEVIKEAQAGSSAPKAAASAPAAASADTGETKPKRRATSKARTGEAAAEAPAEKTAAQAQIDIPGQPASEDAPVGERRRRRATAPSGSPEGSAPAAVQVEQKPETVAPAAQAEAKAEAATAPAGQGQAQEGEGRGRRDRRERGNDRADGRRERRDRGAKADDQGQGAQGQGQAGQGGQGQNQGQGQGQNQGQQGGRQDRTDRQDRQQGGRGQGQGQGQGQQGGRQERDRQDNGPQDDFDEDGRRGRRGRYRDRRGRRGRDEFAPVETPVADDDVLIPVAGILDILDNYAFIRTSGYLPGPNDVYVSLAQVRKAGLRKGDHTTGAVRQPKDGERREKFNALVRLDSVNGMAPESGRGRPEFQKLTPLYPQDRLRLETDPGVLTTRIIDLVSPIGKGQRGLIVAPPKTGKTMIMQAIANAITVNNPECHLMVVLVDERPEEVTDMQRSVKGEVISSTFDRPAEDHTTVAELAIERAKRLVELGHDVVVLLDSITRLGRAYNLAAPASGRILSGGVDSTALYPPKRFFGAARNIEDGGSLTILATALVDTGSRMDEVIFEEFKGTGNMELKLDRKLADKRIFPAVDVDPSGTRKEEILLNSEELAIVWKLRRVLHALDSQQAIELLLDKMKQTKSNAEFLMQIAKTTPSGKNDD from the coding sequence GTGAGCGACACCACCGATCTGATGGGCGCTGCCGACACCAACGTCGACACCAGTGCCCCCGCCGAGGGCGCCGCGCCGACCAAGCGCCGCCGCTCCGGCACCGGCCTTGACGGCATGGTCCTGGCCGAGCTCCAGCAGGTCGCGTCGGGCCTCGGCATCAGGGGCACCGCGCGGATGCGCAAGGGCCAGCTGATCGAGGTCATCAAGGAGGCGCAGGCGGGAAGCAGCGCCCCCAAGGCCGCGGCCTCCGCGCCGGCCGCCGCGTCCGCCGACACCGGCGAGACCAAGCCGAAGCGCCGCGCCACCAGCAAGGCCCGTACGGGCGAGGCCGCCGCCGAGGCGCCCGCCGAGAAGACCGCCGCGCAGGCCCAGATCGACATCCCGGGCCAGCCCGCCAGCGAGGACGCCCCGGTCGGCGAGCGCCGCCGCCGGCGCGCCACCGCCCCCTCCGGCAGCCCCGAGGGTTCGGCCCCCGCCGCCGTGCAGGTGGAGCAGAAGCCCGAGACCGTCGCTCCGGCCGCACAGGCCGAGGCGAAGGCCGAGGCCGCCACCGCCCCCGCCGGCCAGGGCCAGGCGCAGGAAGGCGAGGGCCGCGGCCGTCGCGACCGCCGCGAGCGGGGCAACGACCGCGCCGACGGCCGCCGCGAGCGCCGTGACCGCGGTGCCAAGGCCGACGACCAGGGCCAGGGCGCCCAGGGTCAGGGCCAGGCCGGCCAGGGTGGCCAGGGTCAGAACCAGGGCCAGGGCCAGGGTCAGAACCAGGGCCAGCAGGGCGGCCGCCAGGACCGGACCGACCGTCAGGACCGCCAGCAGGGCGGCCGCGGCCAGGGTCAGGGCCAGGGGCAGGGCCAGCAGGGTGGTCGTCAGGAGCGGGACCGTCAGGACAACGGCCCCCAGGACGACTTCGACGAGGACGGCCGTCGCGGCCGTCGCGGCCGCTACCGCGACCGCCGTGGCCGTCGCGGGCGCGACGAGTTCGCCCCGGTCGAGACCCCGGTCGCCGACGACGACGTCCTGATCCCCGTCGCGGGCATCCTGGACATCCTCGACAACTACGCGTTCATCCGGACCTCGGGCTACCTGCCCGGCCCGAACGACGTGTACGTCTCCCTCGCCCAGGTCCGCAAGGCGGGTCTGCGCAAGGGCGACCACACCACCGGCGCCGTCCGGCAGCCCAAGGACGGCGAGCGCCGCGAGAAGTTCAACGCGCTCGTGCGCCTGGACTCCGTCAACGGCATGGCGCCCGAATCCGGCCGCGGCCGCCCGGAGTTCCAGAAGCTGACCCCCCTGTACCCGCAGGACCGGCTCCGCCTGGAGACCGACCCGGGCGTGCTGACCACCCGCATCATCGACCTCGTGTCGCCGATCGGTAAGGGCCAGCGCGGTCTGATCGTGGCCCCGCCGAAGACCGGTAAGACCATGATCATGCAGGCGATCGCCAACGCGATCACGGTCAACAACCCCGAGTGCCACCTGATGGTCGTCCTGGTCGACGAGCGTCCGGAAGAGGTCACCGACATGCAGCGGTCGGTGAAGGGCGAGGTCATCTCCTCGACCTTCGACCGCCCGGCCGAGGACCACACCACCGTCGCCGAGCTGGCCATCGAGCGCGCCAAGCGTCTCGTCGAGCTCGGTCACGACGTGGTGGTCCTGCTGGACTCCATCACCCGCCTGGGACGCGCGTACAACCTCGCCGCCCCCGCCTCCGGCCGCATCCTGTCCGGTGGTGTCGACTCGACCGCGCTGTACCCGCCGAAGCGCTTCTTCGGTGCCGCGCGCAACATCGAGGACGGCGGCTCGCTGACCATCCTGGCCACCGCGCTGGTCGACACCGGCTCGCGCATGGACGAGGTGATCTTCGAGGAGTTCAAGGGCACCGGCAACATGGAGCTCAAGCTCGACCGGAAGCTCGCCGACAAGCGCATCTTCCCGGCCGTGGACGTGGACCCCTCGGGCACCCGCAAGGAGGAGATCCTCCTCAACAGCGAGGAGCTCGCCATCGTCTGGAAGCTGCGCCGGGTGCTGCACGCGCTCGACTCGCAGCAGGCCATCGAGCTGCTCCTCGACAAGATGAAGCAGACGAAGTCGAACGCCGAGTTCCTCATGCAGATCGCGAAGACGACCCCGTCGGGCAAGAACGACGACTGA